Proteins from a single region of Mytilus trossulus isolate FHL-02 chromosome 2, PNRI_Mtr1.1.1.hap1, whole genome shotgun sequence:
- the LOC134706032 gene encoding ras-like protein RAS2: MLEQCSRFQMACLGSGGVGKTSIIKQYLYGTHSQDHSETVEETYIQTYNINGDNKRIDFIDTAGSFVFPEMQKIYIARAVGFMLVYSVNDAISFELVKIIWQQIKSVRKDILSIPCVIVGNKVDMENKREVETFDALEWAYNENLGGCFVEVSARDNTGIKNAFDILLEQLGNTRSEQTGPFRMRTTSFTRHQCQADIERKILQRNAKKVNYDIVSSSSKCFQNLVFDNYQEKKIYRLITPQRKPALCHDNQQQKHLERSRSDTWAHIVKRQRNSCVKEVRSNSMSEENNFYMEQTKVASNIRNTNLLDCQDEKPLQTDDLHQRKKSSNKSDMLIVKLM; the protein is encoded by the exons ATGTTGGAGCAATGTTCGAGATTTCAAATGGCCTGTCTCGGTTCTGGCGGGGTTGGTAAAACGTCAATTATTAAGCAATACCTGTACGGAACACATTCACAAGATCACAGTGAAACCGTTGAGGAGACATATATCCagacatataatataaatggaGACAACAAACGCATCGATTTCATAGATACGGCTGGAAGTTTTGTCTTTCCAGAAATGCAGAAAATTTACATTGCACGAGCAGTTGGTTTTATGCTTGTCTACTCAGTTAATGATGCAATTTCATTTGAATTAGTCAAAATTATTTGGCAACAGATAAAATCTGTTCGAAAAGATATTCTGAGCATTCCGTGTGTTATAGTTGGAAATAAGGTAGACATGGAAAACAAGAGAGAGGTCGAAACATTTGATGCATTGGAATGGGCTTATAATGAGAACCTTGGAGGATGTTTTGTAGAGGTCTCTGCAAGAGACAATACAGGAATAAAGAATGCTTTTGACATCCTATTAGAACAGCTAGGAAACACCAGATCAGAACAGACAGGACCTTTCCGAATGAGGACTACCAGTTTTACAAGACATCAATGTCAGGCAGATATTGAAAGGAAAATATTACAACGGAacgcaaaaaaagtaaactatgACATTGTATCTTCGTCTTCTAAGTGTTTTCAGAATCTTGTGTTTGATAACTatcaagagaaaaaaatatacaggtTAATAACGCCACAAAGAAAACCTGCTCTTTGTCATGATAACCAACAACAGAAACATTTAGAACGTTCAAGGAGCGATACATGGGCGCACATCGTGAAGAGACAAAGAAATAGTTGTGTAAAAGAGGTACGCAGCAACAGCATGtcagaagaaaacaatttttacaTGGAACAAACCAAAGTAGCATCAAACATTCGGAACACAAATTTGTTAGACTGTCAAGATGAAAAACCTCTGCAAACGGACGATCTTCATCAGAGAAAAAAGTCTTCAAATAAATCAGATATGCTTATTGTTAAAC TGATGTAA